A genomic region of Antennarius striatus isolate MH-2024 chromosome 4, ASM4005453v1, whole genome shotgun sequence contains the following coding sequences:
- the tspan3a gene encoding tetraspanin-3, whose protein sequence is MGHCGITSSKTVLVFLNLIFWAAAGILCYVGAYVFITYDDYDHFFEDVYTFIPAVTIIAVGAILFIIGLIGCCATVRESYCGLTTFVIILLLVFMTEVVVVVLGYIYRARVEDEVNSSIKKVYNEYNGTNSNAQSRAIDYVQRQLRCCGIHNYTDWQYTSWFQESKNNNVPISCCRTDVVSCTGSLTHPERLYSEGCEVLVVAMLKDIMMYVIWTALAFAVIQMLGMLCACVVLCHSGTDPPYEPLVTGGVYA, encoded by the exons ATGGGGCACTGTGGCATCACGTCGTCTAAGACGGTCCTGGTCTTTCTGAACCTGATATTTTGG GCTGCTGCTGGTATCCTCTGCTATGTTGGAGCCTATGTCTTCATTACATACGATGACTACGATCACTTCTTTGAGGACGTGTACACTTTCATTCCAGCCGTGACTATCATTGCAGTTGGCGCTATCCTTTTCATTATCGGGCTCATCGGATGCTGTGCTACAGTGAGAGAGAGCTACTGTGGACTTACAACG TTTGTCATCATTCTCCTGCTGGTATTCATGACAGAAGTGGTAGTGGTGGTTCTTGGATACATTTACAGAGCAAGG GTTGAAGATGAAGTGAATAGTTCCATTAAGAAAGTCTACAATGAGTATAATGGCACCAACAGCAACGCCCAGAGTCGTGCCATCGATTATGTTCAGAGACAG CTTCGGTGTTGTGGGATCCACAACTACACAGACTGGCAGTATACGAGCTGGTTTCAAGAATCtaaaaacaacaatgtgccCATCAGCTGTTGCAGAACCGATGTTGTAAGCTGCACTGGGTCCCTCACTCATCCTGAACGGCTCTATTCAGAA GGTTGTGAAGTTCTGGTTGTGGCCATGTTGAAGGACATCATGATGTATGTCATCTGGACTGCACTGGCCTTTGCTGTCATACAG ATGCTGGGGATGTTGTGCGCTTGTGTCGTGTTATGTCATAGTGGCACAGATCCTCCCTATGAGCCTCTTGTTACAGGGGGAGTCTACGCATAA
- the si:dkey-24l11.2 gene encoding uncharacterized protein si:dkey-24l11.2 isoform X2 produces the protein MMEDGDGEQMNESESGFHTQQLCRFYSQGRHCNFGKKCKFLHARDEVKGHEKKNDQTLKPSDDPSQKPEATKGYAGQGPPLASSRIAPSRDRRLCRYFMSGHCIMEDRCRFWHPSQLPPLDDQPVTSNHTRSLKGGPPVLPPSALQEVKLCDLTEDIAKQLRDTEINQLKKRFPKDKLIIQEQSGCSITYYRVNIAATDPDWPFDLKEIDIMVTFPDNYPKEIFTLDIPLDQDLPPVMARYVQQASLEWLQAKHATNQLLGKAELLFRPFLRWLDRNMERLFTEGARQLKKDVDLEKAGLQFISYQELQATVSEKRVNDTAPDTTAVDAGDGDDVSDEGKIEKSKGVTMVDGGMLVQHDGLGCDGQQQEEQEEEATHLVENIKISDPRRGTEVKLLGLRLGENTATVVAQEITVCLQCNRCKITADLRLTGKTPCTAQCEKCSASINAAFRPCMLHHYSDVLGYLDLHNAVPADLVLQECELTVGCLSCSQDGPVQNISFGQMKEFNCEHCHSKLSFMAESTRFQYIQPRTNKPDPSGCGVHYKTVRDPAVQKGKPLPEKGACKHYKQSHRWLRFPCCGRAYPCDVCHDVDQDHPMELATRMICGYCAKEQPYGNGKPCISCGSMLTRGTHTSHWEGGLGCRNKVKMNRNDRQKYVNTNKTVSRKAASQKK, from the exons ATGATGGAGGATGGTGATGGAGAGCAGATGAATGAATCAGAGTCTGGGTTTCACACACAACAGTTGTGTCGCTTTTACTCTCAAGGAAGACACTGCAACTTTGGGAAGAAATGCAAATTCCTACACGCAAGAGATGAGGTTAAAGGTCACGAGAAGAAAAACGACCAGACACTCAAACCGTCAGATGACCCATCTCAAAAGCCAGAGGCTACTAAAGGATATGCTGGGCAGGGACCACCTCTCGCTAGCTCCAGGATTGCCCCATCCCGGGATCGCCGCCTCTGTCGCTACTTTATGTCAGGCCACTGCATTATGGAAGATAGATGTCGCTTCTGGCATCCGTCTCAGCTGCCCCCACTGGATGACCAGCCTGTTACCAGCAATCACACAAGATCCTTGAAAGGGGGGCCTCCAGTACTCCCTCCCAGTGCTCTGCAGGAGGTCAAGTTGTGTGACTTGACAGAAGACATTGCCAAGCAGCTACGAGACACAGAGATTAATCAGTTGAAGAAGCGTTTTCCCAAAGACAAGCTCATTATTCAGGAGCAAAGTGGCTGCAGCATTACCTACTACAGGGTGAATATCGCAGCCACTGATCCAGACTGG CCTTTTGACCTGAAAGAAATTGACATCATGGTGACCTTCCCAGACAACTATCCCAAGGAG ATTTTCACGTTGGATATACCTTTGGATCAGGATCTGCCACCAGTAATGGCAAG ATATGTACAGCAAGCGTCATTGGAGTGGCTCCAAGCCAAGCATGCGACCAACCAGCTTCTTGGAAAGGCAGAGCTGCTCTTCCGACCGTTTCTTCGCTGGTTAGATCGCAATATGGAGAGACTATTCACGGAAGGAGCCAGACAG ttgaaaaAAGATGTTGATTTGGAAAAAGCTGGATTGCAGTTCATTTCATACCAGGAGCTCCAAGCAACTGTATCTGAAAAACGTGTGAATGATACTGCCCCTGACACCACAGCTGTAGATgcaggtgatggtgatgatgttagTGATGAAGGGAAAATAGAAAAGAGTAAAGGTGTGACAATGGTGGACGGAGGAATGTTAGTGCAACATGACGGTCTGGGTTGTGATGGACAGCAACAGGAGGAGCAAGAGGAGGAAGCCACTCATCTTGTGGAGAACATTAAGATCAGTGATCCACGCAGAGGCACGGAGGTGAAGCTGCTGGGACTGAGGCTTGGAGAGAACACGGCTACTGTGGTTGCTCAGGAGATCACCGTTTGTCTTCAGTGTAACAG GTGTAAAATTACCGCAGACCTGAGGCTGACTGGAAAGACACCCTGCACAGCTCAGTGTGAAAAGTGCAGTGCCAGCATCAATGCTGCATTCAGGCCCTGCATGCTGCATCATTACAGTGATGTCCTGGGATACCTGGACCTTCACAATGCTGTGCCTGCTGACCTCGTTCTTCAGGAGTGTGAACTGACTGTGGGCTGCCTTAGTTGCTCACAGGATGGTCCTGTACAG aACATTTCTTTTGGTCAAATGAAGGAGTTTAATTGTGAACACTGCCACAGCAAACTAAGTTTCATGGCCGAGAGCACAAGATTCCAGTATATTCAGCCACGTACCAACAAACCAG ATCCCAGTGGTTGTGGTGTTCATTATAAGACAGTGAGAGATCCGGCTGTGCAAAAAGGGAAGCCACTGCCAGAAAAGGGTGCATGCAAACATTATAAACAGAGCCATCGCTGGTTAAG ATTTCCCTGCTGTGGCCGGGCTTACCCCTGTGACGTGTGCCATGATGTGGACCAGGACCATCCCATGGAACTGGCCACCAGGATGATCTGTGGCTACTGTGCCAAAGAACAG CCATACGGCAATGGAAAGCCTTGCATCAGTTGTGGAAGTATGTTGACGAGAGGCACTCACACCAGCCACTGGGAAGGGGGACTGGGGTGCAGaaacaaagtcaaaatgaacag AAACGATCGACAGAAGTATGTCAACACTAACAAAACAGTTTCAAGGAAAGCGGCCAGTCAGAAGAAGTAG
- the si:dkey-24l11.2 gene encoding uncharacterized protein si:dkey-24l11.2 isoform X1 — MMEDGDGEQMNESESGFHTQQLCRFYSQGRHCNFGKKCKFLHARDEVKGHEKKNDQTLKPSDDPSQKPEATKGYAGQGPPLASSRIAPSRDRRLCRYFMSGHCIMEDRCRFWHPSQLPPLDDQPVTSNHTRSLKGGPPVLPPSALQEVKLCDLTEDIAKQLRDTEINQLKKRFPKDKLIIQEQSGCSITYYRVNIAATDPDWPFDLKEIDIMVTFPDNYPKEIFTLDIPLDQDLPPVMARYVQQASLEWLQAKHATNQLLGKAELLFRPFLRWLDRNMERLFTEGARQLKKDVDLEKAGLQFISYQELQATVSEKRVNDTAPDTTAVDAGDGDDVSDEGKIEKSKGVTMVDGGMLVQHDGLGCDGQQQEEQEEEATHLVENIKISDPRRGTEVKLLGLRLGENTATVVAQEITVCLQCNRCKITADLRLTGKTPCTAQCEKCSASINAAFRPCMLHHYSDVLGYLDLHNAVPADLVLQECELTVGCLSCSQDGPVQNISFGQMKEFNCEHCHSKLSFMAESTRFQYIQPRTNKPDPSGCGVHYKTVRDPAVQKGKPLPEKGACKHYKQSHRWLRFPCCGRAYPCDVCHDVDQDHPMELATRMICGYCAKEQKHFQVLSPTLVVVAAIRQWKALHQLWKYVDERHSHQPLGRGTGVQKQSQNEQKRSTEVCQH, encoded by the exons ATGATGGAGGATGGTGATGGAGAGCAGATGAATGAATCAGAGTCTGGGTTTCACACACAACAGTTGTGTCGCTTTTACTCTCAAGGAAGACACTGCAACTTTGGGAAGAAATGCAAATTCCTACACGCAAGAGATGAGGTTAAAGGTCACGAGAAGAAAAACGACCAGACACTCAAACCGTCAGATGACCCATCTCAAAAGCCAGAGGCTACTAAAGGATATGCTGGGCAGGGACCACCTCTCGCTAGCTCCAGGATTGCCCCATCCCGGGATCGCCGCCTCTGTCGCTACTTTATGTCAGGCCACTGCATTATGGAAGATAGATGTCGCTTCTGGCATCCGTCTCAGCTGCCCCCACTGGATGACCAGCCTGTTACCAGCAATCACACAAGATCCTTGAAAGGGGGGCCTCCAGTACTCCCTCCCAGTGCTCTGCAGGAGGTCAAGTTGTGTGACTTGACAGAAGACATTGCCAAGCAGCTACGAGACACAGAGATTAATCAGTTGAAGAAGCGTTTTCCCAAAGACAAGCTCATTATTCAGGAGCAAAGTGGCTGCAGCATTACCTACTACAGGGTGAATATCGCAGCCACTGATCCAGACTGG CCTTTTGACCTGAAAGAAATTGACATCATGGTGACCTTCCCAGACAACTATCCCAAGGAG ATTTTCACGTTGGATATACCTTTGGATCAGGATCTGCCACCAGTAATGGCAAG ATATGTACAGCAAGCGTCATTGGAGTGGCTCCAAGCCAAGCATGCGACCAACCAGCTTCTTGGAAAGGCAGAGCTGCTCTTCCGACCGTTTCTTCGCTGGTTAGATCGCAATATGGAGAGACTATTCACGGAAGGAGCCAGACAG ttgaaaaAAGATGTTGATTTGGAAAAAGCTGGATTGCAGTTCATTTCATACCAGGAGCTCCAAGCAACTGTATCTGAAAAACGTGTGAATGATACTGCCCCTGACACCACAGCTGTAGATgcaggtgatggtgatgatgttagTGATGAAGGGAAAATAGAAAAGAGTAAAGGTGTGACAATGGTGGACGGAGGAATGTTAGTGCAACATGACGGTCTGGGTTGTGATGGACAGCAACAGGAGGAGCAAGAGGAGGAAGCCACTCATCTTGTGGAGAACATTAAGATCAGTGATCCACGCAGAGGCACGGAGGTGAAGCTGCTGGGACTGAGGCTTGGAGAGAACACGGCTACTGTGGTTGCTCAGGAGATCACCGTTTGTCTTCAGTGTAACAG GTGTAAAATTACCGCAGACCTGAGGCTGACTGGAAAGACACCCTGCACAGCTCAGTGTGAAAAGTGCAGTGCCAGCATCAATGCTGCATTCAGGCCCTGCATGCTGCATCATTACAGTGATGTCCTGGGATACCTGGACCTTCACAATGCTGTGCCTGCTGACCTCGTTCTTCAGGAGTGTGAACTGACTGTGGGCTGCCTTAGTTGCTCACAGGATGGTCCTGTACAG aACATTTCTTTTGGTCAAATGAAGGAGTTTAATTGTGAACACTGCCACAGCAAACTAAGTTTCATGGCCGAGAGCACAAGATTCCAGTATATTCAGCCACGTACCAACAAACCAG ATCCCAGTGGTTGTGGTGTTCATTATAAGACAGTGAGAGATCCGGCTGTGCAAAAAGGGAAGCCACTGCCAGAAAAGGGTGCATGCAAACATTATAAACAGAGCCATCGCTGGTTAAG ATTTCCCTGCTGTGGCCGGGCTTACCCCTGTGACGTGTGCCATGATGTGGACCAGGACCATCCCATGGAACTGGCCACCAGGATGATCTGTGGCTACTGTGCCAAAGAACAG aaacattttcaagtgCTTTCCCCTACGTTGGTTGTTGTTGCAGCCATACGGCAATGGAAAGCCTTGCATCAGTTGTGGAAGTATGTTGACGAGAGGCACTCACACCAGCCACTGGGAAGGGGGACTGGGGTGCAGaaacaaagtcaaaatgaacag AAACGATCGACAGAAGTATGTCAACACTAA
- the ch25hl1.1 gene encoding cholesterol 25-hydroxylase-like protein 1, member 1, with the protein MMNISDLPSRVSDRLLQPYWDHLLFHHLPLISSPFFPVLLAFSSYVLFSIPFSVLDLLGERVPLFHQYKIQPGRQPTSGMMAKSFMAALYNHIFFVLPSVIISTFFLPAPLLPKDAPTLYEVFIDGLAVLLLFDTQYYIWHFIHHKHPQLYRWVHAIHHEYMAPFSWSTEQLSIPELMTVGFWSNLDPILFKCHPLTIWNITVFSIWMSVEDHIGYDLPWTLNHLVPFGLLGGAPAHDMHHQRPSSNYAPFFSHWDRIFGTAVPLKKKLPRL; encoded by the coding sequence ATGATGAACATCAGTGACCTTCCCTCCAGGGTCTCGGACCGTCTGCTACAGCCATACTGGGACCATTTGCTTTTTCACCACCTGCCTCTCATCTCGTCTCCATTTTTCCCCGTCCTTCTTGCCTTCTCCAGCTACGTCTTGTTCAGTATACCTTTTTCTGTTCTTGATCTCCTGGGAGAAAGAGTGCCTTTATTCCATCAGTACAAAATCCAACCAGGCAGACAACCAACATCTGGAATGATGGCAAAGAGCTTCATGGCTGCGCTGTACAAccacatattttttgttttgccaAGTGTAATAATTAGCACGTTCTTCCTACCTGCACCATTACTACCAAAGGATGCTCCTACTCTATATGAGGTATTCATTGATGGACTGGCTGTGCTTCTCCTATTTGACACTCAGTACTACATTTGGCATTTCATACATCACAAACATCCTCAGCTTTACCGGTGGGTCCATGCAATCCACCATGAATACATGGCACCTTTCTCATGGTCAACTGAACAACTCAGCATCCCAGAACTGATGACTGTTGGATTCTGGAGCAACCTGGACCCAATTCTCTTCAAGTGTCACCCACTGACTATTTGGAATATCACAGTTTTCAGCATCTGGATGTCTGTGGAGGATCATATTGGCTATGACTTGCCGTGGACCCTCAACCATCTGGTGCCTTTTGGGCTGCTGGGTGGTGCACCGGCTCACGACATGCACCACCAGAGGCCGAGCAGCAACTATGCTCCCTTCTTTAGTCACTGGGACAGAATCTTTGGCACAGCTGTTCCTCTGAAGAAAAAACTACCAAGACTGTAA